From uncultured Roseateles sp., the proteins below share one genomic window:
- a CDS encoding M20 aminoacylase family protein, which translates to MRGEQGVLSALRREIHSWPELGFEESRTSDRISAELALLGIEHHRNIGKTGIVGVIHGERTDSGKSVGLRADMDALALTEINSFDHVSRNPGVMHACGHDGHTAMLMGAARYLSRHRSAFNGTVYLIFQPAEEGRGGAQAMLDDGLFERFPAQQIYALHNSPTLPVGTISVAPGACMSSADMFTMRISGRGGHGAHPHLAADPVVAAAHVVTALQSIVARSVPPLETAVLSVCSIRGGDFNARNVIPDYVEIGGTVRTFSSAVQDLMERRLLEVATSVAHAHGASVSMDYERLFPPTVSTEREAAFAAQVATRLVGAERVITKPMPSTGSEDFSFMLLRKPGAYLRVGQGGAEAGRMLHNPHYDFNDQILPLGASLLAGLALDAMPV; encoded by the coding sequence ATGCGCGGCGAGCAGGGCGTGCTCAGCGCCCTGCGGCGCGAGATCCACAGCTGGCCCGAGCTGGGCTTCGAAGAGAGCCGCACCTCGGACCGCATCAGCGCCGAGCTGGCGCTGCTGGGCATTGAGCACCATCGCAACATCGGCAAGACCGGCATCGTCGGCGTGATCCACGGCGAGCGGACCGACAGCGGCAAGTCGGTGGGCCTGCGCGCCGATATGGATGCGCTGGCGCTGACCGAGATCAACAGCTTCGACCATGTGTCGCGCAACCCCGGCGTCATGCACGCCTGCGGCCACGACGGCCACACCGCGATGCTGATGGGGGCGGCGCGCTATCTGTCGCGCCACCGCAGCGCCTTCAACGGCACCGTCTATCTGATCTTCCAGCCGGCCGAGGAGGGGCGCGGCGGCGCCCAGGCGATGCTGGACGACGGCCTGTTCGAGCGCTTCCCGGCACAGCAGATTTATGCGCTGCACAACTCGCCGACCCTGCCGGTGGGCACGATCTCGGTGGCACCGGGCGCCTGCATGTCTTCGGCCGATATGTTCACGATGCGCATCAGCGGCCGCGGCGGCCATGGCGCGCATCCGCATCTGGCCGCCGATCCGGTGGTGGCCGCCGCGCACGTGGTGACTGCCCTGCAAAGCATCGTGGCGCGTAGCGTGCCGCCGCTGGAAACGGCGGTGCTGAGCGTCTGTTCGATACGTGGTGGCGACTTCAATGCGCGCAATGTGATACCGGACTATGTCGAGATCGGCGGCACGGTACGCACCTTCTCGAGCGCGGTGCAGGACCTGATGGAGCGCCGTCTGCTGGAGGTGGCCACCTCGGTGGCCCATGCCCACGGCGCCAGCGTCAGCATGGACTACGAGCGGCTGTTTCCGCCCACCGTCAGCACCGAGCGCGAGGCGGCGTTTGCGGCCCAGGTGGCGACACGCCTGGTCGGGGCCGAGCGCGTCATCACCAAGCCCATGCCGTCCACCGGCTCGGAGGACTTCTCCTTCATGCTGTTGCGCAAGCCCGGCGCCTATCTGCGCGTCGGCCAGGGCGGTGCCGAGGCGGGCCGCATGCTGCACAACCCGCACTACGACTTCAATGACCAGATCCTGCCGCTGGGCGCCAGCCTGCTGGCCGGCCTGGCGCTGGATGCGATGCCCGTCTGA
- a CDS encoding alpha/beta fold hydrolase — translation MTSLILLPGLGCDARVWEAQLQALDGLAVKVSDAHARHDSLAEAARALLDEQPGDLMLCGASLGGMLALELYAQAPQRVRGLALLGTSARPDTPERMAMRVDGIRLMQEALDGKPAGFATLLQANLPFSMHRDGLGDKPLVARFMAMLREAGPAGLMRQNRMAMTRRDHRATLTTVRCPTLVLCGDDDQVTPPVHAQELAAGIAGAELQLIPRCGHMLTMERPAAVNTALRDWLGRLSS, via the coding sequence ATGACGAGTTTGATACTGCTGCCCGGCCTGGGCTGTGACGCCCGGGTCTGGGAGGCCCAACTGCAAGCCCTGGACGGGCTGGCGGTCAAGGTCTCGGACGCGCATGCCCGCCACGACAGCCTGGCCGAGGCGGCGCGGGCGCTGCTCGATGAGCAGCCCGGAGACTTGATGCTGTGTGGCGCCTCGCTGGGCGGCATGCTGGCGCTGGAGCTCTATGCCCAGGCGCCGCAGCGCGTGCGCGGGTTGGCCCTGCTGGGCACGTCGGCGCGACCGGACACGCCCGAACGCATGGCCATGCGTGTGGACGGCATACGGCTGATGCAAGAGGCGCTCGACGGCAAGCCGGCCGGCTTTGCTACGTTGCTGCAGGCCAATCTGCCGTTTTCGATGCACCGCGACGGCCTGGGCGACAAGCCCCTGGTCGCCCGATTCATGGCCATGCTGCGCGAGGCCGGCCCGGCCGGGCTGATGCGGCAGAACCGGATGGCTATGACGCGGCGCGACCATCGCGCCACGCTGACCACCGTGCGCTGCCCGACCCTGGTGCTGTGCGGCGACGACGATCAGGTCACGCCGCCGGTGCATGCGCAGGAACTCGCGGCCGGCATCGCAGGCGCAGAGCTGCAGCTGATCCCTCGCTGCGGCCATATGCTGACGATGGAAAGACCCGCCGCGGTGAACACCGCGCTGCGGGACTGGCTGGGTCGTCTCAGTTCTTGA
- a CDS encoding TetR/AcrR family transcriptional regulator: protein MSRETTRGQQKGQQTRAVILEAALGLASHMGLEGLSIGALADVTGMSKSGVFAHFGSREELQISVIREYHARFEEEVFYPALTEERGLPRLRELFERWVKRVSVEVDSGCIYISGAVEFDDRPGPVRDALASMVQTWHSALERAICLAIDEGHLAQDADPMQMLFEVHGFILALHHDARFMRNPGALDRARKGFERLVQHFATPAGLASSPNLISTSPGALR from the coding sequence CTGTCGAGGGAAACGACGCGTGGCCAGCAAAAAGGCCAGCAGACCCGGGCGGTGATACTTGAAGCCGCCCTGGGCCTGGCCTCGCACATGGGGCTGGAAGGGCTGTCGATTGGCGCGTTGGCCGACGTCACCGGCATGAGCAAGTCGGGGGTCTTTGCCCACTTCGGCTCGCGTGAAGAGTTGCAGATCTCGGTCATCCGCGAGTACCACGCCCGCTTCGAGGAAGAGGTTTTCTACCCGGCCCTGACCGAGGAACGCGGCCTGCCAAGACTGCGCGAGCTGTTCGAGCGCTGGGTCAAGCGGGTGTCGGTCGAAGTCGATTCCGGTTGCATCTACATCAGCGGCGCGGTTGAGTTCGATGACAGACCCGGCCCGGTGCGAGACGCACTGGCCAGCATGGTGCAGACCTGGCACAGCGCGCTGGAGCGCGCCATCTGTCTGGCCATTGACGAGGGCCATCTGGCCCAGGACGCCGACCCGATGCAGATGCTGTTCGAGGTGCATGGCTTCATCCTCGCACTGCACCACGATGCCCGCTTCATGCGCAATCCCGGCGCACTCGACCGTGCCCGAAAGGGCTTCGAGCGCCTGGTCCAGCACTTCGCCACGCCCGCCGGCCTGGCCAGCAGTCCCAATCTGATTTCCACCTCGCCCGGCGCCCTGCGCTGA
- a CDS encoding MurR/RpiR family transcriptional regulator codes for MDEGAEPSAVQRLTRGYAALTPRQRQMADHVLGHRFEAATLAIDALARRCEVSVASANRFVRALGYASYAGFREHWQHELMADEAPGALARLRAQAQAGEAAGPLLRGVLRHGQQSLQHAQADLDDEQAQGLLEALLRAPRVAVFGAEVSAYLAGYFVNYLSLFRGDVEGLAGLGGATEPYRRLLAYDDQDLLLLLSLPRYSKQTLEVAEFATARGIPVAAITDQPSAPVVRLARHVLYAPAGDSLLPASSLSTLALLEGLCSAVGARSSRLAQELPWLSHTMAAHYIDTPT; via the coding sequence ATGGATGAAGGCGCCGAGCCCAGCGCGGTCCAGCGGCTGACCCGAGGCTACGCAGCGCTGACGCCGCGCCAGCGCCAGATGGCCGATCATGTGCTGGGCCATCGTTTCGAGGCCGCCACCCTGGCCATCGATGCGCTGGCACGGCGCTGCGAGGTCTCGGTGGCCAGTGCCAACCGCTTTGTTCGGGCGCTGGGCTATGCCTCCTATGCCGGCTTTCGGGAGCATTGGCAACATGAGCTGATGGCCGATGAGGCCCCCGGCGCGCTGGCCAGGCTGCGGGCTCAGGCGCAGGCCGGTGAGGCCGCCGGCCCGCTGCTGCGGGGTGTGCTGCGCCACGGTCAGCAGAGCTTGCAGCACGCCCAGGCCGATCTCGACGACGAGCAGGCGCAGGGCTTGCTCGAAGCGTTGCTGAGGGCGCCCCGCGTGGCCGTGTTCGGTGCCGAGGTCAGTGCCTATCTGGCGGGTTACTTCGTCAATTACCTGAGTCTGTTCCGGGGCGATGTCGAGGGCCTGGCCGGCCTGGGTGGCGCCACCGAGCCCTATCGCCGTCTGCTGGCCTATGACGATCAGGATCTGCTGCTGTTGCTGTCGCTGCCGCGCTACTCGAAGCAAACCCTGGAGGTGGCCGAGTTTGCCACCGCACGTGGCATTCCGGTGGCTGCCATCACCGACCAACCGTCTGCGCCTGTGGTGAGGCTGGCGCGCCACGTGCTTTACGCGCCGGCGGGTGACAGCCTGCTGCCGGCCTCGTCGCTGTCCACCCTGGCGCTGCTGGAGGGGCTGTGCAGCGCCGTCGGTGCGCGCAGCTCCCGCCTGGCCCAGGAACTGCCCTGGCTCTCGCATACGATGGCGGCTCACTACATCGATACGCCGACATGA
- a CDS encoding glycine zipper 2TM domain-containing protein — MRKLLVAATAAGLATLSACSTTSPDVVQRGDAQRLSQVQDATVLSIRAVTVEGQQSGVGAAAGGVVGAVAGSSVGGRRDGQVAGVLGAVAGAMIGNAIERQGTREEAVELMLQLRNGERRAIVQARGNESLQPGDSVVIITTGGKTRVTRAPNAQNAQPAMAEPTMPAPPPVAQQAPAPAIKN, encoded by the coding sequence ATGAGAAAGCTGCTTGTTGCCGCCACCGCGGCCGGGCTGGCCACCCTGAGTGCCTGCTCGACCACCAGTCCCGACGTGGTGCAGCGCGGTGACGCGCAACGCCTGTCGCAGGTGCAGGACGCCACCGTGCTGTCCATCCGCGCCGTCACCGTCGAGGGCCAGCAAAGCGGCGTAGGCGCTGCGGCCGGTGGTGTGGTCGGTGCAGTGGCCGGCTCCAGTGTCGGCGGACGCCGCGACGGCCAGGTGGCCGGTGTGCTGGGCGCCGTGGCCGGCGCGATGATAGGCAATGCAATCGAGCGCCAGGGCACGCGCGAAGAGGCGGTGGAACTGATGCTGCAGCTGCGCAATGGCGAACGCCGAGCCATCGTCCAGGCCCGCGGCAATGAATCGCTGCAGCCCGGCGACTCGGTGGTCATCATCACCACCGGCGGAAAGACCCGGGTGACGCGAGCGCCAAATGCCCAGAACGCGCAACCTGCCATGGCCGAGCCGACGATGCCTGCCCCGCCACCGGTGGCCCAGCAGGCCCCGGCGCCGGCGATCAAGAACTGA
- a CDS encoding FHA domain-containing protein translates to MEKLGVLELLDRDGSVRQYVDIRQWPVRIGRDLQCDLVLDDVHVAAEHAQISLLHSDLDGEPDRLHLTVGNTVNGVLAQGRQLKAGDALLLASGDEWQLGRSRLRLRLATAELAPEQALQAVADTPWWMLALALLAALLWVAGESYVGSEPDGFWSSYVKDGFTVLVGLAVWAALWALVTKLFQHRLEFWRHVWLATLAALVVSVLTFVLALLAYATSIEVLGRLGGVLSSLVLSALIYGHLLVVQPRRGKTLRWFAGGMCALMLASNLGLNWYRFERLSGELYLSQLFPPVLRVAPGASVDQFLDEAKRLQPALERKAKEPVSGFSNAAAPEEEG, encoded by the coding sequence ATGGAAAAACTAGGCGTCCTGGAACTGCTGGACCGTGACGGCAGCGTGCGCCAGTATGTGGACATCCGCCAATGGCCCGTGCGCATCGGGCGCGACCTGCAGTGCGATCTGGTGCTCGACGACGTCCACGTGGCGGCCGAGCATGCGCAGATTTCGCTGCTGCACTCGGATCTGGACGGCGAACCCGATCGCCTGCACCTGACCGTCGGCAACACCGTGAACGGCGTGCTGGCCCAGGGCCGGCAGCTCAAGGCCGGCGATGCCTTGCTGCTGGCCTCGGGCGATGAATGGCAACTGGGGCGCTCGCGTCTGCGGCTGCGCCTGGCCACGGCCGAACTGGCACCCGAGCAGGCGCTGCAGGCGGTGGCCGATACGCCCTGGTGGATGCTGGCCCTTGCCCTGCTGGCCGCGCTGCTATGGGTGGCCGGCGAGTCCTATGTGGGATCCGAACCGGATGGCTTCTGGTCCAGCTATGTGAAGGACGGTTTTACCGTGCTCGTCGGCCTGGCGGTCTGGGCCGCGCTGTGGGCCCTGGTGACCAAGCTGTTCCAGCATCGGCTGGAGTTTTGGCGCCATGTGTGGCTGGCCACCCTGGCAGCGCTGGTCGTCAGCGTGCTGACGTTCGTGCTCGCCCTGCTCGCCTACGCCACCTCGATCGAGGTTCTGGGTCGGCTGGGTGGGGTGTTGTCCAGCCTGGTGCTGTCGGCCCTGATCTATGGCCACCTGCTGGTGGTGCAGCCACGTCGGGGCAAGACCCTGCGCTGGTTTGCCGGCGGCATGTGCGCCTTGATGCTGGCCAGCAATCTGGGATTGAACTGGTATCGCTTCGAACGCCTCAGCGGCGAGCTGTATCTGTCCCAACTCTTCCCTCCGGTGCTGCGTGTGGCGCCCGGCGCCAGCGTGGACCAGTTCCTGGACGAGGCCAAGCGCCTGCAGCCCGCGCTGGAGCGCAAGGCCAAGGAGCCGGTGTCGGGATTCAGCAATGCGGCAGCACCGGAAGAAGAGGGCTGA
- a CDS encoding HNH endonuclease — protein MDVLQLDVSGRPQAWITTKEAAVIYASDGVAWTLGDPCQVLRGGLQRRTGQQSRIEVHPIVAVKGSMPSRAWRSAPALSNPKLFVRDRLVCAYCGHRFHMDELTREHIVPTSRGGADSWMNCISACRGCNGRKGSRLPEEAHMSLMYLPYVPSLHEDMILRGRRILSDQMEFLLASVPRSSRLHG, from the coding sequence TTGGATGTCCTGCAACTCGATGTGTCTGGCCGCCCTCAGGCCTGGATCACCACCAAGGAAGCGGCGGTGATCTACGCCAGTGACGGTGTCGCCTGGACCCTGGGCGACCCGTGCCAGGTCTTGCGCGGCGGGCTGCAGCGCCGCACCGGCCAGCAATCGCGCATCGAGGTCCACCCCATCGTCGCCGTCAAGGGCAGCATGCCCAGCCGGGCCTGGCGCTCGGCACCGGCGCTGTCAAACCCCAAGCTGTTCGTGCGCGACCGCCTGGTCTGCGCCTACTGCGGCCACCGCTTCCACATGGATGAGCTGACGCGCGAGCACATCGTGCCGACCTCGCGCGGCGGCGCCGACAGCTGGATGAACTGCATCAGCGCCTGCCGCGGCTGCAACGGCCGCAAGGGCAGCCGCCTGCCCGAAGAGGCCCATATGAGCCTGATGTACCTGCCCTATGTGCCCAGCCTGCACGAGGACATGATTCTGCGCGGCCGCCGTATCCTCAGCGATCAGATGGAGTTCCTGCTCGCCAGCGTGCCGCGCTCCAGCCGCCTGCATGGCTGA
- a CDS encoding serine protease — protein sequence MHIPVARGLKARFDAVMPVLAALWLAAGTAMAQPRPPAAAAAAASAAEPAAPVSLSAQRLYERTRVKLVQIRTLLKSQSSQASVGSGFLVSDDGLLMTNYHVVSQVALQPERYRLVYTTADGKEGALELLAIDVVHDLALVRANPTELATRGHLNFRPQSQPLNKGERIYSLGNPLDVGFALTEGNYNGLVERSFYPSIFFGGSLNPGMSGGPTLDEEGRVMGINVATRRDGEQISFLVPSMYAEALLARGQKALPIKNALYPEITRQLLEHQQVLVDKFMALPWRSAGHPHYQIPVPGEDFMRCWGSTSASESKGLDYERSDCQLEQTLFITGALFTGGLTVRHETYEGSKLGLVRFTKLFGDSFRNERFGSGSLRDFTAPQCQERFITQGGLPLRVVLCMTAYRKLPGLFDVSVLVATQDQARAGAQGRLDARGLSFANAMRLSRHYLEGFAWKN from the coding sequence ATGCATATTCCTGTTGCAAGGGGCTTGAAGGCCCGATTCGATGCCGTGATGCCGGTGTTGGCCGCGCTGTGGCTGGCGGCCGGCACGGCCATGGCGCAGCCCAGACCGCCTGCGGCTGCTGCAGCGGCGGCCTCCGCGGCCGAGCCGGCGGCGCCGGTCTCGCTGTCGGCCCAGCGCCTGTACGAACGCACGCGCGTCAAGCTGGTGCAGATACGCACCTTGCTGAAGAGCCAGTCCAGCCAGGCCAGTGTCGGCTCCGGCTTTCTGGTCAGCGACGATGGCCTTTTGATGACCAACTACCACGTCGTCAGCCAGGTGGCTCTTCAACCCGAGCGCTACCGCCTGGTCTACACGACGGCCGATGGCAAAGAAGGTGCGCTGGAACTGCTGGCCATCGACGTGGTGCACGACCTGGCCCTGGTGCGTGCCAACCCGACCGAGCTGGCCACGCGGGGGCATTTGAACTTCCGTCCGCAAAGCCAGCCGCTGAACAAGGGCGAGCGCATCTACTCGCTGGGCAATCCGCTGGACGTCGGCTTTGCGCTGACCGAGGGCAATTACAACGGCCTGGTCGAGCGCAGCTTCTACCCCAGCATCTTCTTCGGCGGCTCATTGAACCCCGGCATGAGCGGCGGACCGACCCTGGATGAAGAGGGCCGGGTGATGGGCATCAACGTCGCCACCCGGCGCGACGGCGAGCAGATCAGCTTTCTGGTTCCTTCGATGTATGCCGAGGCGCTGCTGGCAAGGGGGCAAAAAGCGCTCCCGATCAAGAACGCGCTGTACCCCGAGATCACCCGCCAGCTGCTGGAGCATCAGCAGGTGCTGGTCGACAAGTTCATGGCCCTGCCCTGGCGTTCGGCCGGCCACCCCCACTACCAGATACCGGTGCCGGGCGAGGACTTCATGCGCTGCTGGGGCAGCACCTCGGCCAGCGAGTCCAAGGGGCTGGACTACGAGCGCTCGGACTGCCAGCTGGAGCAGACGCTATTCATCACAGGTGCATTGTTCACCGGCGGCCTGACGGTGCGGCACGAGACCTACGAGGGCAGCAAGCTGGGCCTGGTGCGCTTCACCAAGCTGTTCGGCGACAGTTTCCGCAACGAGCGCTTCGGCAGTGGGTCCCTGCGCGACTTCACCGCGCCCCAGTGCCAGGAGCGTTTCATCACCCAGGGCGGCTTGCCGCTGCGCGTGGTGCTTTGCATGACGGCCTATCGCAAGCTGCCGGGCCTGTTCGACGTCAGCGTGCTGGTTGCCACCCAAGACCAGGCCCGCGCCGGCGCACAGGGGCGGCTTGACGCTCGAGGCCTCAGCTTTGCCAATGCCATGCGCCTGTCGCGCCACTATCTCGAAGGCTTCGCATGGAAAAACTAG
- a CDS encoding ABC transporter substrate-binding protein produces the protein MNRLYRLSALALAFSVAGLAQAATFRMANQGDATSMDPHSLQESFQISFLNNIYEPLTTRNRKFELEPALATGWRSINPTTWRFELRKGVKFHDGSPFTADDVIFSLERTRSESSDTKLYVAQIKEIRKVDAHAIDIVTNTPFPILPDLLTGWLIMSKSWSEKNGASQPTDVRKGKENYATLNANGTGPFMLKSRQPGVKTVLASNPAWWGKVEHNLSEVVFTPIGNDATRMSALVSGEVDMMEPVPLQDAERLKANPGLRVLQASELRTVYIGLDQFRDELLHSSVKGKNPLKDKRVRQALYQAIDIETIRTKIMRGASQPSGMVLAPGIRGYEGGLDKRLPFSPEAGRQLLAQAGYPDGFELGLQCPNDRYVNDAEICQAVAAMWAKIGIKTTLTAETKTLYFPKALKREVTAYMLGWQPAGNDGHNALWALFNTPQPGGQGQFNLGRYSNPRLDELTQQIAVELDPPKRAALMHDAWKLVVDDIPVLPLHNQQLSWGVKRNVQLVQQPDNSNPLRFVTVN, from the coding sequence ATGAATCGCTTGTATCGACTGAGTGCTCTTGCGCTCGCGTTCTCGGTTGCCGGACTGGCCCAGGCCGCCACCTTCCGCATGGCCAACCAGGGTGACGCCACCTCCATGGATCCGCACTCGCTGCAGGAGTCCTTCCAGATCAGTTTTCTGAACAACATCTACGAACCCCTGACCACGCGCAACCGCAAGTTCGAGTTGGAGCCGGCCCTGGCCACCGGCTGGCGCAGTATCAACCCGACGACCTGGCGTTTCGAGCTGCGCAAGGGAGTCAAATTCCACGACGGTTCGCCATTCACCGCCGACGACGTGATCTTCAGCCTGGAGCGCACCCGCTCGGAGTCCAGCGACACCAAGCTCTATGTGGCCCAGATCAAGGAGATTCGCAAGGTCGATGCGCACGCCATCGACATCGTCACCAACACCCCGTTCCCCATCCTGCCGGACCTGCTGACCGGCTGGTTGATCATGAGCAAGAGCTGGAGCGAGAAGAACGGCGCCAGCCAGCCCACTGATGTGCGCAAGGGCAAGGAGAACTACGCCACCCTGAACGCCAATGGCACCGGGCCGTTCATGCTGAAGTCGCGCCAGCCCGGGGTGAAGACGGTGCTGGCCAGCAATCCGGCCTGGTGGGGCAAGGTGGAGCACAACCTGAGCGAGGTGGTGTTCACGCCAATCGGCAATGACGCCACGCGCATGTCGGCCCTGGTCTCCGGCGAGGTCGACATGATGGAGCCGGTGCCACTGCAGGACGCCGAGCGCCTGAAGGCCAATCCGGGACTGCGTGTGCTGCAGGCCAGCGAGCTGCGCACCGTCTACATCGGCCTGGACCAGTTCCGCGACGAGCTGCTGCACAGCAGCGTCAAGGGCAAGAATCCGCTGAAGGACAAGCGTGTGCGCCAGGCGCTGTACCAGGCCATCGACATAGAGACCATACGCACCAAGATCATGCGCGGCGCGTCCCAGCCCTCGGGCATGGTGCTGGCTCCGGGCATTCGCGGCTATGAGGGCGGGCTGGACAAGCGCCTGCCCTTCAGCCCCGAGGCCGGCCGTCAGTTGCTGGCACAGGCCGGCTACCCAGACGGTTTCGAGCTGGGCCTGCAATGCCCCAATGACCGCTATGTCAACGACGCCGAGATCTGCCAGGCGGTGGCCGCGATGTGGGCGAAGATCGGCATCAAGACCACGCTGACGGCCGAGACCAAGACCTTGTACTTCCCGAAGGCGCTGAAGCGCGAAGTCACCGCCTATATGCTGGGCTGGCAGCCGGCCGGCAATGACGGCCACAACGCCTTGTGGGCACTTTTCAATACGCCCCAACCGGGCGGCCAGGGCCAGTTCAACCTCGGCCGTTACAGCAACCCCAGGCTTGATGAACTGACGCAGCAGATCGCCGTCGAGCTGGACCCGCCCAAGCGCGCCGCGCTGATGCACGACGCCTGGAAGCTGGTGGTGGACGACATTCCGGTGCTGCCGCTGCACAACCAGCAGCTGTCCTGGGGCGTGAAGCGCAATGTGCAGCTGGTGCAGCAGCCGGACAACTCCAACCCGCTGCGCTTTGTCACCGTCAACTGA
- a CDS encoding acyl-CoA dehydrogenase C-terminal domain-containing protein encodes MPSYTPPLRDMQFVLHELLNVSEEFKMMPAHKDVDADTINAVLEEAGKFASQVIAPLNLSGDIEGCVLDKTTHEVKAPEGFKQAYAQYVEGGWAALSCDPEYGGQGLPIVMNQCLYEMLNSANQAWTMYPGLSHGAYEALHAHGTPEQKATYLPKLTSGEWTGTMCLTEPHCGTDLGLLRSKAEPQADGTYKITGQKIFISAGEHDMAANIVHLVLARLPDAPAGSKGISLFIVPKFLPQADGTLGERNPVFCSALEHKMGIHGNATAQIMLDGAVGTLVGQPNKGLNAMFVMMNAARLGVGNQSLGLTEVAYQNAVAYAKDRLQMRALSGPKAPDKPADPIIVHPDVRKMLLTARAYAEAGRAMAIWTALQIDKELSSDDEDERKDSADHVALITPIIKAFLTDNAWIATSHCMQVFGGHGFIREWGMEQFVRDSRINMIYEGTNTIQSLDLLGRKILGDNGAKLKKFGKLVQEFVEEEGTNEAMQEFINPLADIGDKLTKLTTELGMKAFGNADEVGAAAVDYLRIAGHLVFAYFWARMAKVALEKQGSGDPFYKAKLATARFYFAKLLPETAGLIRSARAGLAPLMEMEEAFF; translated from the coding sequence ATGCCCAGCTATACCCCACCGTTGCGTGACATGCAGTTCGTGCTGCACGAACTGCTGAACGTCAGCGAAGAGTTCAAGATGATGCCGGCCCACAAGGATGTGGACGCCGACACCATCAATGCGGTGCTGGAAGAGGCCGGCAAGTTCGCTTCGCAGGTGATCGCGCCGCTGAATCTGTCCGGTGACATCGAAGGCTGCGTGCTAGACAAGACCACGCACGAGGTCAAGGCGCCCGAAGGCTTCAAGCAGGCCTATGCCCAGTACGTCGAGGGCGGCTGGGCGGCGCTGAGCTGCGACCCCGAGTACGGTGGCCAGGGCCTGCCCATCGTGATGAACCAGTGCCTGTACGAGATGCTGAACTCGGCCAACCAGGCCTGGACCATGTACCCGGGCCTGAGCCACGGCGCCTACGAGGCCTTGCATGCCCACGGCACGCCGGAACAGAAGGCCACCTACCTGCCCAAGCTGACCAGCGGCGAATGGACCGGCACGATGTGCCTGACCGAACCGCACTGCGGCACCGATCTGGGCCTGCTGCGCTCCAAGGCCGAACCTCAGGCCGACGGCACCTACAAAATCACCGGCCAGAAGATCTTCATCTCGGCAGGCGAGCATGACATGGCCGCCAACATCGTGCATCTGGTGCTGGCGCGCCTGCCCGATGCACCGGCCGGCTCCAAAGGCATTTCGCTGTTCATCGTTCCCAAGTTCCTGCCACAGGCCGACGGAACGCTTGGCGAACGCAATCCTGTGTTCTGCAGCGCGCTGGAGCACAAGATGGGCATCCACGGCAATGCCACTGCGCAGATCATGCTGGACGGTGCCGTCGGCACCCTGGTCGGTCAGCCCAACAAGGGCCTGAACGCAATGTTCGTGATGATGAATGCCGCCCGCCTGGGCGTGGGCAATCAGTCGCTGGGCCTGACCGAGGTGGCGTATCAGAACGCCGTGGCCTACGCCAAGGACCGCCTGCAGATGCGGGCACTGTCCGGCCCCAAGGCACCGGACAAGCCCGCCGACCCCATCATCGTCCACCCCGATGTGCGCAAGATGCTGCTGACGGCCCGCGCCTATGCCGAGGCCGGACGCGCGATGGCGATCTGGACCGCGCTGCAGATCGACAAGGAGCTGTCGTCCGACGACGAGGACGAGCGCAAGGACAGCGCCGACCACGTGGCGCTGATTACGCCCATCATCAAGGCCTTCCTGACCGACAACGCCTGGATCGCCACCTCGCACTGCATGCAGGTGTTCGGCGGCCATGGCTTCATCCGCGAATGGGGTATGGAGCAGTTCGTGCGCGACTCGCGCATCAACATGATTTACGAAGGCACCAACACCATCCAGTCGCTGGACCTCCTGGGCCGCAAGATCCTCGGCGACAACGGCGCCAAGCTGAAGAAGTTCGGCAAGCTGGTGCAGGAATTCGTCGAAGAGGAGGGCACGAACGAGGCGATGCAGGAGTTCATCAACCCGCTGGCCGACATCGGCGATAAGCTGACCAAGCTGACCACCGAGCTGGGCATGAAGGCCTTCGGCAATGCCGACGAGGTCGGTGCGGCGGCGGTGGACTATCTGCGCATTGCCGGCCATCTGGTTTTTGCGTACTTCTGGGCCCGCATGGCCAAGGTGGCGCTGGAGAAGCAGGGTAGCGGCGATCCGTTCTACAAGGCCAAGCTGGCCACCGCACGCTTTTACTTTGCCAAGCTTTTGCCCGAGACTGCAGGCCTGATCCGCAGCGCCCGCGCCGGTCTGGCACCGCTGATGGAGATGGAAGAGGCGTTTTTCTAA